In Camelina sativa cultivar DH55 chromosome 17, Cs, whole genome shotgun sequence, the genomic stretch taagttcataactaatttgCAACAACATATTGGTCACAATGTAGTCATAAGAGTGACGATTAATATTATCTTAGCATATTCGTCACTAATTGTGACAAACTTTTGTTACTGAGTTTTTTCGTCATAATATAGTGAcgaaaatactatgaatttgttacaaataaacttagtcataatatcgtatttaaagtgtcacaaatttgtgacggaaattttttgtctcaaaaatacgtctcaataaacttattttcttgtagtggtaaAGGAGAGATATATAACCAAGTGAGTTTATAATATGCGCGCGGTTGtttaattatgtgtttttgGTGAGTCTTGACTCTTGAAATATGTATGCCATACAAGATACCCTGGTAACAACAATTAGAAGCAACAATCATATagtatgttttatatattgagTCGATGGTTCATTGTTggtttcattaattattttgacaTCATTACCATTctaagaaatttaaataaactaaaataattatttttctcgTTTGAAAATAGAAATTTCCTTTGTATTTAAATAGTAGAACTTTATGCCATACTATTAATATTTGTCCTGAATCAAAGCATGCAGCTGCAggaagtgtttttattttatttttttggaagaaagaaaacaaaaattgcttATGCATGAATACACGAAACGTGTGCTTATGATCATGCTCAATTATTGGGTGGTAGGTGACCATAATGAGAAAGAACAATTTcacataataacaaaacaaacaaattttttttttttgattaaatgctCACACGAACCAGATCTCAAAATTTCACAATAGTATTATTTACCACCCTCTCAATCACACAGAcataaattgacaaaaaaagtcatatactaaaacataataattgGGCCCATTAACATAGATAAACCCGGCCCAGTAAAAAGAACCGACCCGAATTGGTTACAGTAAATGAAAACAAGTGTGTGGTACGGtgtacctgagcctgagcctgaGCCTGAGCTGTGTAGTAAGTATATAAATAGTGATTGTCTCTGTCACTCCCACTTCTCTCCAAACCAAAACCCTCCTTATTAACTACATACATACTTTGCTTTGCTCCCGGCAAATGCCCCAAagctctaattaaattaatggCTTCCGCTTGCGTTAAAAGTGCCGGTGTTTCGCCGGAAAAGTTCTCTGCGTTCGGATGGACTAGCCCTCGACTGTCTTTGACCCGAGAAGACAACAACAGACGCCCTTCTTCCTCCGTCGTCGGCAAGCAGCAACAACCTGATCCGTTACCGGAGAACCAAGATCCAGTtgtggattttgagttttgtctcGAAGATCCGGTGACAATGCTCTCCGCCGACGAGCTCTTCTCCGACGGAAAGCTCGTACCTTTGAAGTTCTCTGGTGTCCCCAAGAGTACCACCGAACCAAGAGGATCACCGGAGGTTCTGAAATCTTGCCGGAGACTTGAGATGGAGATCTCTGACCTCTTCTCCCCTAAAGCCCCTCGTTGTACTACTCGTTGGAGAGAGCTTTTAGGTCTCAAGAGACTTGTCAACAACGCCAAGCCACAAGAATCTCCTAAacccacttcttcttcttctcctccctcAAACCccaaaacgtcgtcgtttaaGCAATGTCTTCACCGGGGATCTAAATCCTCCGcctccaccgccgccgccgcGACGTCGCCGCTGCTAAAAGAATCAGATATCTCAGAATCAATCTCAATCGCCTCCTCACGTCTCTCACTCTCCTCATCGTCTTCCTCTGGCCACGAGATCGATGACCTTCCAAGACTCTCGCTTGACCTAGACAAACCAAGTCCTAACCCGATCGCTCCGTCGCGGACTCATCTACGAAACTCTAACCAACCGAGAATCAGGTTAGCTAAACCGAGACGGCATCATCCAACGTCGAATCCTTCCGCTGACGGATCATCTTCAGCATCGGCGAACATTGAATCTCGGGGACTCACTGTGACGGCGGATAGTCCGAGACTTAACGCCTCCGGTAAAATAGTGTTTCATGGACTCGAAAGAAGCTCGAGTAGTCCCGGGAGCTTCACCGGCGGACCTAGGATGAAGCAGCACCATGGCATGCCGAGATCGTACTCTGCTAATGTCAGAATCACGCCGGTTCTTAATGTTCCGGTTTGTTCTCTGAAATCAGGGCTTTTCTTTGGTCAGCTTTTCTCatcttcgtcatcttcttcgtcttcttctctgtctccgGGGAACAAATCGCAAGTACAGAGCAACGGCAAAAACCGGTCCAATCGAACCAGGCTTGAACCGAAATTCGAACAATTAGAGAAGTAAACCGGGTTAAGTCAGCTGGTAAACCGTTATGACTTTTGTTTAGGCAGACGGAGTTAGAGGGGGAATCTTAACGCTTTAGTTTTTGCGggttgttttgtaaacttcagtTTAATTTGGGGGCATAATATGTAAATACGGtttaacaatttattttctCGGTTTATCGCGTAAATCATGAAGTATTTTTCATAAACCACATCGATTTGAGTTTTTTAACTCGGAAAGACCAAACAAAgcaataacaaatatttttaatttctctgttaAACGATAAATTCGATGaatatttttctaaagaaaatTCTGACCAAAAAGTATGATGTGCTTGCCATGTTCGGAGATTgcttcaaaagatttttttgtatgtttaaaaatagtttttgacAGAATAATAACCTAAAGATGATAAATGATTAACTAACTACATAAAGAGAAATTGTAATTACTGTTTAGGGGAGAAGTTCCTACTTCAATTATTAGAGttacttttcttcttaataatGAGTTTGCAATCTCAATGAAGATCCAAATTGCAAATCCTTCTCAGTTAATAGCATTGTTCAGTTTTTGACATCAATGTagtgtatattaatataaaaacgACAACTTTATGCGAGTTTAATTTGAAAGATACAAATCCTAGCTACTAGTAAACTTTTTTTAACTAAGAAAGACAgcttttaatttggtttaaagcAAAAAGTAGAGATAATTAGTACAACTTGAAAT encodes the following:
- the LOC104758893 gene encoding uncharacterized protein LOC104758893, with amino-acid sequence MASACVKSAGVSPEKFSAFGWTSPRLSLTREDNNRRPSSSVVGKQQQPDPLPENQDPVVDFEFCLEDPVTMLSADELFSDGKLVPLKFSGVPKSTTEPRGSPEVLKSCRRLEMEISDLFSPKAPRCTTRWRELLGLKRLVNNAKPQESPKPTSSSSPPSNPKTSSFKQCLHRGSKSSASTAAAATSPLLKESDISESISIASSRLSLSSSSSSGHEIDDLPRLSLDLDKPSPNPIAPSRTHLRNSNQPRIRLAKPRRHHPTSNPSADGSSSASANIESRGLTVTADSPRLNASGKIVFHGLERSSSSPGSFTGGPRMKQHHGMPRSYSANVRITPVLNVPVCSLKSGLFFGQLFSSSSSSSSSSLSPGNKSQVQSNGKNRSNRTRLEPKFEQLEK